Part of the Paenibacillus aurantius genome, ATGGGCCATCAGCTCAACAAGCTTATGCCGGAGGGCTTGGATCCGCTTCGAGAGAACTCCTTCCACCTGCTTCAACGCAATCTTGAAGGCCCGGTCCGACTTCGCCCGAATCAAATCGATGACCGCTTCCGCCTGCGACAAATCGATCCGTCCGTTCAGGAACGCCCTCTTCGTGAATTCCCCGGGTTCGGCGAGGCGGATCCCGGTGGTGAGCAGCAGATCGAGCACTTTTTTGACCGAGACGAGGCCGCCATGGCAGCCGATCTCCACCACATCCTCCATGGTAAAAGACCGCGGCGCCCGCATCACGGTGACGAGAACCTCCTCCAGCCTTTCCCCATTTTCGGGGTCGCGGATGTAGCCGTAGGTGACCGTATGGCTGGCCGCTTGGGTCAGCTTTCCCTTCGGTGAAAAAATGCGGTCCGTCCCCTCGATCGCGTCGGGTCCGCTCACCCGGATGATCGAGATGCCTCCTTCCCCCATCGGAGTGGAAATCGCCGCTATCGTGTCCGTTATCATGGTTGTCCCTCCACTCTCTTCCTTTATAGTCAGTATAGCTGTTTCGGATTCGGGATATCCCCGTACCGCCCCAAGGATACTCTTTCGCTACATTCAAAAAACGCAATGACCCGAAAGTCATTGCGCGTGATATGATCAACGTAATGCAATTACTACCCTTCGATTCGGTTCGTCCCCTTTGCTGTAAGTCTTCACCGTCGAATGGTTTTGCAGCTGGGCATGAATGATTTTACGTTCCTGCGGGGGCATCGGTTCCAGAATGACTTCCTTCTTGGTTTTGATCACCCGGGAGGCAAGCCTCAACGACAGGTCCTCTAACGTCTTACGGCGGCGGTCACGGAAATTTTCCGCGTCCAGCACGATTTTGACAGGTCGGGAAGAGTAACGGTTCGCCACGATATTGACGAGATACTGCAAAGAGTCGAGCGTCTGCCCGCGGCGTCCGATCAGAATGCCGAGCTCGGGACCCGTCAGGTTATACAGGATTTCATCCTTCGTCACCTGCTTGTCCACCTGGACGTCAAGCGGAATGGCTCCGATGACCTCCTGCAGAAACTCGAGCGCTGTCTCTTCGGCATCCGGGATTTTCTCCAGCTCGACCTTCGCTTCCCGGGTTCCGATGAGACCGAACAAGCCTTTGGACGGCTGCTCGAGCACCTCAACCTTCACCCGGTCCTCCGTGGTGTTCCACTGGGCCAAGCCCTTCTTGACCGCTTCTTCAATCGTCTTCGCCGTGACTACAATCTTCTTCATACC contains:
- the jag gene encoding RNA-binding cell elongation regulator Jag/EloR, with product MKKIVVTAKTIEEAVKKGLAQWNTTEDRVKVEVLEQPSKGLFGLIGTREAKVELEKIPDAEETALEFLQEVIGAIPLDVQVDKQVTKDEILYNLTGPELGILIGRRGQTLDSLQYLVNIVANRYSSRPVKIVLDAENFRDRRRKTLEDLSLRLASRVIKTKKEVILEPMPPQERKIIHAQLQNHSTVKTYSKGDEPNRRVVIALR